A part of Salvelinus alpinus chromosome 23, SLU_Salpinus.1, whole genome shotgun sequence genomic DNA contains:
- the LOC139550713 gene encoding TGF-beta receptor type-1-like → MTMDTIRYYFIFLVMFLGAGIHMSIALQCDCQWCSNSTCYTDGLCFVSFVKSGSKMVAQGSRCLLEADLIPKDRPFFCAPSKKENTGVVPVCCNRDMCNKDLNPEDYSETFPTARTPPLSPVTLAAVIAGPVCVLCFVLLLVFYVCHSRSIIHHRVPNEEDPAMDHPFLADGHTLKNLIYDMTTSGSGSGLPLLVQRTIARTIILQESIGKGRFGEVWRGRWRGEEVAVKIFSSREERSWFREAEIYQTVMLRHENILGFIAADNKDNGTWTQLWLVSDYHEHGSLFDYLNRYTVTVEGMIKLSLSTSSGLAHLHMEIVGTQGKPAIAHRDLKSKNILVKKNGTCCIADLGLAVRHDSATDTIDIAPNHRVGTKRYMAPEVLDDSINMKHFESFKRADIYAMGLVFWEIARRCSIGGIHEDYQLPYYDLVQPDPSVEEMRRVVCDQKLRANIPNRWQSCEVLRVMAKIMRECWYSNGAARLTALRIKKSLSQLSQQEGIKM, encoded by the exons CGTTGCAGTGCGACTGCCAGTGGTGTAGTAACAGTACCTGCTACACGGATGGCCTGTGCTTTGTGTCCTTCGTCAAGTCGGGCAGTAAGATGGTGGCACAGGGGAGCAGGTGTTTACTGGAGGCAGACCTCATCCCTAAAGACAGGCCGTTCTTCTGCGCCCCTTCCAAGAAGGAGAACACCGGTGTTGTCCCTGTCTGCTGCAACAGAGACATGTGTAACAAAGACCTCAACCCAGAAGACTACTCAGAGACAT TCCCCACAGCCCGTACCCCTCCACTGAGCCCAGTGACCCTGGCGGCCGTCATCGCAGGGCcggtgtgtgtgctgtgtttcGTGCTGCTGCTGGTGTTCTATGTGTGCCACAGCCGCTCGATCATCCACCACCGCGTGCCCAATGAGGAAGACCCTGCCATGGACCACCCCTTCCTGGCCGACGGACACACCCTCAAAAACCTCATCTACGACATGACCACCTCAGGCTCCGGATCAG GTCTGCCCCTATTGGTGCAGAGGACCATAGCCAGGACCATCATCCTGCAGGAGAGCATCGGAAAGGGGAGGTTCGGCGAGGTGTGGCGGGGCCGCTGGCGAGGAGAGGAGGTGGCCGTTAAGATCTTCTCATCCCGGGAGGAGCGCTCGTGGTTCCGTGAGGCCGAGATCTACCAGACAGTCATGCTTCGCCACGAAAACATCCTGGGCTTCATTGCCGCTGACAACAAAG aTAACGGCACGTGGACCCAATTGTGGCTGGTATCAGATTACCATGAGCACGGCTCCCTTTTTGACTACCTGAACAGGTACACGGTGACAGTGGAGGGCATGATCAAGCTGTCCCTGTCCACCTCCAGCGGCCTGGCTCACCTGCACATGGAGATTGTTGGCACGCAAG GTAAACCTGCCATCGCCCACCGCGACCTGAAGTCTAAGAACATCCTGGTGAAGAAGAATGGTACTTGCTGCATCGCTGACCTGGGATTGGCTGTCCGCCATGACTCTGCCACTGACACCATCGACATCGCCCCCAATCACAGAGTTGGAACCAAGAG GTACATGGCCCCTGAAGTCCTGGATGACTCCATAAACATGAAGCATTTTGAGTCATTCAAGCGGGCAGATATCTACGCCATGGGCCTGGTGTTTTGGGAGATCGCACGGAGATGCTCAATAGGAG GTATCCACGAGGACTACCAGCTGCCCTACTATGACCTGGTCCAGCCAGACCCCTcggtggaggagatgaggagggtgGTGTGTGACCAGAAACTACGGGCCAACATCCCCAACAGGTGGCAGAGCTGCGAG GTGCTGCGGGTGATGGCTAAGATCATGAGGGAGTGCTGGTACTCCAACGGGGCGGCCCGCCTCACCGCGCTGCGCATCAAGAAGTCCCTGTCCCAGCTCAGCCAGCAAGAGGGCATCAAGATGTAG